A region from the Bradyrhizobium erythrophlei genome encodes:
- a CDS encoding aliphatic sulfonate ABC transporter substrate-binding protein yields MSKISRRGLAAILAAVIAAAMLIPGAAFAAEPLKEIHIDWATYNPVSMILKQKGLLEKEFAKDGISIVWVQSAGSNKALEFLNAGSIDFGSTAGSAALVARINGNPIKSIYVFSRPEWTALVTTKDSKIATVADLKGKRVAVTRGTDPHIFLVRALLGAGLSEKDITPVLLQHADGKTALIRGDVDAWAGLDPMMAQAEIEDGAKLFFRKPDANTWGILNVREQFLKDYPDIVRRVLAVYEDARKYSLANYDDLKQTFISVTKLPDAVVDKQLKERTELTHSRIGAPQRDSILAAGLALQQAGVIDAKVDVKATLDALIDDQIPLPTN; encoded by the coding sequence ATGTCCAAAATTTCACGGCGTGGCTTGGCTGCGATCTTGGCTGCGGTCATCGCCGCCGCGATGCTGATTCCCGGCGCCGCCTTTGCCGCCGAGCCGCTCAAGGAAATTCACATCGACTGGGCGACCTACAATCCGGTTTCGATGATCCTCAAGCAAAAGGGACTGTTGGAAAAGGAATTCGCCAAGGATGGCATCAGCATCGTCTGGGTGCAATCGGCCGGTTCCAACAAGGCGCTCGAGTTTCTCAACGCCGGCTCGATCGATTTCGGTTCCACCGCGGGCTCCGCGGCGCTGGTCGCCAGGATCAACGGCAATCCCATCAAGTCGATCTATGTCTTTTCGCGTCCGGAATGGACCGCACTGGTGACGACGAAGGATTCGAAGATTGCCACCGTCGCCGATCTCAAGGGCAAGCGCGTCGCGGTGACCCGCGGCACCGATCCGCACATCTTCCTGGTGCGTGCGCTGCTCGGCGCTGGCTTGAGCGAAAAGGACATCACCCCGGTGCTGCTGCAGCATGCCGACGGCAAGACCGCGCTGATCCGCGGCGACGTCGACGCCTGGGCGGGCCTCGATCCCATGATGGCGCAGGCGGAAATCGAGGACGGCGCCAAACTGTTCTTCCGCAAGCCCGACGCCAATACCTGGGGCATTCTCAATGTGCGCGAGCAGTTCCTGAAGGATTATCCCGATATCGTTCGCCGCGTGCTAGCGGTTTACGAGGACGCGCGCAAATATTCGCTGGCGAATTACGACGACCTGAAGCAGACATTCATATCGGTGACAAAACTGCCGGACGCGGTGGTCGACAAGCAGCTCAAGGAGCGCACCGAACTGACCCACAGCCGGATCGGCGCGCCGCAGCGCGACTCCATTCTCGCCGCGGGTCTGGCGCTGCAGCAGGCGGGCGTGATCGACGCCAAGGTCGACGTCAAGGCGACGCTCGACGCGCTGATCGACGACCAGATTCCGCTGCCGACGAATTGA
- a CDS encoding [protein-PII] uridylyltransferase, producing the protein MDSVLTENRPEADERFDSARITAAVDALAEKHAGREDVFRSATAHYLKAELLAARATAQAVLLKDRHGRRCAERLCYVQDEIIRILFSAATRHLYRSPIPSGAERMAVVATGGYGRGLMAPESDIDLLFILPYKQTAWGEQVAEAILYCLWDMGLKVGHATRSVDESIRQARGDMTIRTAILETRFLTGDLPLYNELVERFDREVVQGTAAEFVTAKLAEREERHRRAGQSRYLVEPNVKDGKGGLRDLHTLFWIAKYVYRVRETDELLERGVFDAQEYRTFRRCSDFLWSVRCNIHFFSGRAEERLSFDLQREIAIRLGYTSHPGMQDVERFMKHYFLVAKDVGDLTAILCAKLEDQQAKPAPVLSRMMSRLRPSTRRVPDSDDFIVDNNRINLAAPDVFKHDPVNLIRIFRLAQKNNLAFHPDAMRTVTRSLKLVNTQLRDDPEANRLFMEILTSNDAETVLRRMNETGVLGHFIRAFGKIVSMMQFNMYHHYTVDEHLLRCVGYLQEIERGGNDEFIVASDLMRKIRPDHRAVIYITTLLHDIAKGRPEDHSIAGAKVARRLCPRLGFNAADTELIAWLIEQHLTMSTVAQSRDLSDRKTIENFAAVVQSVEQMKLLTILTTADIRGVGPGVWNGWKAQLLRTLYYETEPVLTGGFSEVNRARRIAVAQAEFRSAFTEWPEVELNAYIARHYPAYWLKVELPRKIRHARFLRTSEQAGHKLAINVGFDEARGVTELTILAVDHPWLLSIIAGACASAGANIVDAQIYTTTDGRALDTIAISREYDRDEDEGRRATRIGEMIEDVLEGKLRLPEVVARRAAGRKMRPFVVEPEVIINNQWSDRYTVIEVSGLDRPGLLYELTTAISKLNLNIASAHVATFGERARDVFYVTDLLGAQINAPTRQAAIKSALVHLLANDSTVAKPAA; encoded by the coding sequence ATGGATAGCGTCCTGACCGAGAACAGGCCTGAGGCCGACGAACGTTTCGATAGCGCGCGGATCACCGCCGCGGTCGATGCGCTCGCCGAGAAACATGCCGGCCGCGAGGATGTTTTCCGCTCCGCCACGGCGCATTATTTGAAGGCCGAGCTGCTCGCGGCGCGCGCCACCGCCCAGGCCGTGCTGCTGAAGGATCGTCACGGCCGGCGCTGCGCCGAGCGGCTGTGTTACGTGCAGGACGAAATCATCCGTATCCTGTTCTCGGCCGCCACGCGGCATCTGTATCGCTCGCCGATCCCTTCGGGCGCCGAGCGCATGGCGGTGGTCGCCACCGGCGGCTATGGCCGCGGGCTGATGGCGCCGGAATCCGATATCGATCTGCTGTTCATCCTGCCCTACAAGCAGACGGCCTGGGGCGAGCAGGTCGCCGAAGCCATTCTGTATTGCCTGTGGGACATGGGATTGAAGGTCGGCCACGCCACGCGCTCGGTCGATGAATCGATCCGGCAGGCGCGCGGCGACATGACGATCCGCACCGCGATCCTGGAGACGCGCTTCCTGACCGGAGACCTGCCGCTCTACAATGAGCTGGTCGAGCGGTTCGACAGGGAAGTGGTGCAGGGCACCGCGGCCGAATTCGTGACCGCCAAACTGGCCGAGCGCGAGGAGCGGCATCGACGCGCCGGCCAGTCGCGCTATCTGGTCGAACCCAACGTCAAGGACGGCAAGGGCGGCCTGCGCGACCTGCACACGCTGTTCTGGATCGCGAAATACGTCTACCGGGTGCGCGAGACCGACGAGCTGCTCGAACGCGGCGTGTTCGACGCCCAGGAGTACCGCACCTTCCGCCGCTGCTCCGATTTCCTGTGGTCGGTGCGCTGCAACATCCATTTCTTCTCAGGCAGGGCCGAAGAGCGGCTGTCGTTCGACCTGCAGCGCGAGATCGCGATCCGGCTGGGCTATACCTCGCATCCCGGCATGCAGGATGTCGAACGCTTCATGAAGCACTATTTCCTGGTCGCCAAGGACGTCGGCGACCTCACCGCGATCCTGTGCGCCAAGCTGGAGGACCAGCAGGCCAAGCCGGCGCCGGTGCTGAGCCGCATGATGTCGCGGCTGCGCCCGAGCACGCGGCGGGTGCCCGACAGCGACGATTTCATCGTCGACAACAACCGCATCAACCTCGCGGCGCCCGACGTCTTCAAGCACGACCCGGTCAATCTGATCCGGATCTTCCGGCTCGCGCAGAAGAACAATCTGGCGTTTCACCCCGACGCCATGCGCACGGTGACGCGGTCGCTGAAACTCGTCAACACGCAGCTGCGCGACGATCCCGAAGCCAACCGGCTGTTCATGGAAATCCTGACGTCGAACGACGCGGAAACCGTGCTGCGGCGCATGAACGAGACCGGCGTGCTCGGCCACTTCATCCGCGCCTTCGGCAAGATCGTGTCGATGATGCAGTTCAACATGTACCACCATTATACGGTGGACGAGCACCTGTTGCGCTGCGTCGGCTATCTGCAGGAGATCGAACGCGGCGGCAATGACGAGTTCATCGTCGCCAGCGACCTGATGCGCAAGATCCGCCCCGATCATCGCGCCGTGATCTACATCACCACGCTGTTGCACGACATCGCCAAGGGCCGCCCCGAGGATCACTCGATCGCCGGCGCCAAGGTGGCGCGGCGGCTGTGCCCGCGGCTCGGCTTCAATGCCGCCGACACCGAACTGATCGCCTGGCTGATCGAGCAGCACCTCACGATGTCCACGGTGGCGCAATCGCGCGACCTTTCCGACCGCAAGACCATCGAGAATTTCGCCGCCGTGGTGCAGTCGGTGGAGCAGATGAAGCTTCTGACCATCCTGACCACGGCCGACATCCGCGGCGTCGGCCCCGGGGTCTGGAACGGCTGGAAGGCGCAGCTGCTGCGTACGCTGTATTACGAGACGGAGCCGGTGCTGACCGGCGGCTTCTCCGAGGTCAACCGCGCCCGGCGCATCGCGGTGGCGCAGGCGGAATTTCGCAGCGCCTTCACCGAATGGCCGGAAGTGGAACTCAACGCCTATATCGCGCGGCACTATCCGGCGTACTGGCTCAAGGTCGAACTGCCGCGCAAGATCCGCCACGCTCGCTTCCTGCGCACCAGCGAACAGGCCGGCCACAAGCTCGCGATCAATGTCGGCTTCGACGAGGCGCGCGGCGTCACCGAACTGACCATCCTGGCGGTGGATCACCCCTGGCTATTGTCGATCATCGCCGGCGCCTGCGCCTCGGCGGGCGCCAACATCGTCGACGCGCAGATCTACACCACGACCGACGGCCGCGCGCTCGACACCATCGCGATATCGAGGGAATACGACCGCGACGAGGACGAGGGCCGCCGCGCCACGCGGATAGGCGAAATGATCGAGGACGTGCTGGAAGGCAAATTGCGCCTGCCCGAAGTGGTGGCGCGCCGCGCCGCCGGGCGCAAGATGCGCCCCTTCGTGGTCGAGCCGGAAGTCATCATCAACAATCAGTGGTCGGACCGCTACACCGTGATCGAGGTCAGCGGCCTCGACCGGCCCGGCCTGTTGTACGAACTGACCACCGCGATCTCGAAGCTCAACCTCAACATCGCCTCGGCCCATGTCGCGACCTTCGGCGAGCGCGCCCGCGACGTGTTCTACGTCACTGACCTCTTGGGCGCGCAGATCAACGCGCCGACGCGGCAAGCCGCGATCAAGAGCGCGCTGGTCCATTTGCTCGCCAATGATTCGACGGTGGCGAAGCCCGCGGCGTGA
- a CDS encoding nuclear transport factor 2 family protein — MTDAEIQDFVTRFAAAWAARDGKAFLGLWHPEGLLHTPMVGRTVKGSELDRLLEVQTAAAPDFVWQLLDWTSRGDVVIVEWQTSRIIDGKRFDWRGVDKFRIREGKVIEERVYCDTAPLRALRTGEALEPITRF, encoded by the coding sequence ATGACGGACGCGGAGATCCAGGATTTTGTAACGCGATTTGCCGCCGCCTGGGCGGCGCGGGACGGCAAGGCCTTTCTCGGTCTGTGGCACCCGGAAGGCCTGCTGCACACGCCGATGGTGGGTAGAACGGTGAAGGGAAGCGAACTCGATCGCCTGCTGGAAGTCCAGACCGCCGCCGCGCCGGATTTTGTCTGGCAGTTGCTGGACTGGACCTCGCGCGGCGACGTCGTGATCGTCGAATGGCAGACCAGCCGCATCATCGACGGCAAGCGGTTCGACTGGCGCGGCGTCGATAAATTCCGCATCAGGGAAGGCAAGGTGATCGAGGAACGGGTCTATTGCGACACCGCGCCGCTGCGCGCACTGCGCACCGGGGAGGCGCTGGAGCCGATCACCAGGTTCTGA
- a CDS encoding methylated-DNA--[protein]-cysteine S-methyltransferase codes for MNAKPPETFTLDRLQTPIGTALLVTDAEGALRALDWEDYEPRMRQLLRLQCGAPVLENARAPADTRAALSAYFAGELACLDAIKWRVAGTVFQRKVWTALRTIPVGTTTSYGALAARLDMPTAVRAVGHANGSNPISVVVPCHRVIGANGSLTGYGGGLQRKRWLLEHEGVVLKASRHAA; via the coding sequence ATGAACGCGAAGCCGCCTGAAACATTCACTCTCGATCGGCTGCAAACGCCGATCGGCACCGCCTTGCTCGTTACCGACGCCGAGGGCGCGCTGCGGGCGCTGGACTGGGAAGACTATGAGCCGCGGATGCGACAGCTGCTGCGCCTGCAATGCGGCGCGCCGGTTCTGGAAAACGCGCGCGCCCCGGCGGATACCCGGGCGGCGCTCTCAGCCTATTTCGCGGGCGAACTCGCCTGCCTCGACGCGATCAAATGGCGCGTCGCTGGCACCGTATTCCAGCGCAAGGTCTGGACCGCGCTGCGGACGATCCCGGTGGGGACGACGACAAGCTACGGCGCACTGGCGGCCCGGCTCGACATGCCCACGGCGGTGCGCGCGGTCGGCCATGCCAACGGCTCGAATCCCATCAGCGTCGTCGTGCCTTGTCACCGCGTGATCGGCGCCAACGGCTCCCTGACCGGATATGGCGGCGGACTGCAACGCAAGCGTTGGCTGCTGGAGCATGAGGGCGTGGTGCTGAAGGCATCAAGGCATGCGGCTTAG
- a CDS encoding AlkA N-terminal domain-containing protein, producing the protein MGDVAVMDMDRIACYRAISTRDARFDGRLFVGVKTTGIYCRPICPARTPKFENTSFYPTAAAAQEAGFRPCLRCRPETSPDLAFWRGTSNTVSRALALIEAGGLDEADVEGLAGRLGIGARQLRRLFHQHVGASPIAVAQTRRILLAKQLIHETSLPMAEVALASGFNSVRRFNETFLQMFGRPPASLRRGRDQTRRETGALSIRLAYRPPYDWDAMLSFLSVRAIPGVEAVSGNTYRRSIAIGGHCGVISVAPADKNRVNVSLRFPDMAALPQIIARVRRVFDLAADPDTIGAHLALDPLLAPLVEARPGMRVPGAWDGFELAVRAIFGQQITVPAATRLLGRLVEAYGTPFPAMAGEGEGLSHLFPSPMRLAKVDLSKLGMPNARAMAVTSLAQAISADPMIFSRSASLEETIAKLRSLPGIGEWTAQYIAMRELREPDAFPTADIGLMRAMASADGRRPSPAELLVRAEAWRPWRAYAALHLWAAGYPHAAATRKKHEREAA; encoded by the coding sequence ATGGGTGATGTTGCCGTGATGGATATGGACCGCATTGCCTGCTACCGCGCGATTTCGACCCGCGATGCCCGTTTTGACGGCCGCCTGTTTGTCGGCGTCAAGACCACCGGCATCTATTGCCGGCCGATCTGTCCGGCGCGCACGCCGAAATTCGAAAATACATCGTTTTATCCGACGGCGGCGGCGGCCCAGGAAGCCGGCTTCCGGCCCTGCCTGCGCTGCCGCCCGGAAACCTCGCCCGATCTTGCGTTCTGGCGCGGCACCAGCAACACCGTGTCCCGCGCGCTCGCGCTGATCGAAGCCGGCGGCCTCGATGAGGCCGATGTCGAAGGGCTGGCGGGCCGGCTCGGCATCGGCGCGCGCCAGTTGCGGCGGCTGTTTCACCAGCATGTCGGAGCCTCCCCGATCGCAGTGGCACAGACGCGGCGGATCTTGCTCGCCAAACAATTGATCCACGAGACCTCGCTGCCGATGGCCGAGGTCGCGCTCGCCTCGGGCTTCAACAGTGTGCGCCGCTTCAACGAAACATTCCTGCAGATGTTCGGACGTCCGCCGGCCTCACTGCGGCGTGGCCGCGACCAGACCAGGCGCGAAACCGGGGCATTGTCGATTCGTCTCGCCTACCGGCCGCCCTACGACTGGGATGCGATGCTGTCGTTTCTCAGCGTCCGCGCTATTCCCGGCGTCGAAGCCGTCTCGGGGAATACCTATCGGCGCAGCATTGCGATCGGCGGCCATTGTGGCGTGATCAGCGTCGCGCCGGCGGACAAGAACCGGGTCAATGTCTCCCTGCGATTTCCCGATATGGCGGCGCTGCCCCAGATCATCGCGCGGGTACGGCGGGTATTCGATCTTGCCGCCGATCCCGATACGATCGGCGCCCATCTTGCGCTCGACCCGCTGCTGGCGCCGCTCGTTGAGGCGCGGCCGGGGATGCGTGTTCCCGGCGCCTGGGACGGTTTTGAGCTCGCGGTGCGAGCGATCTTCGGTCAGCAAATCACCGTTCCGGCCGCGACCAGATTGCTCGGCAGGCTGGTAGAGGCCTACGGCACGCCGTTCCCGGCGATGGCTGGGGAGGGTGAGGGCCTCAGCCATCTGTTCCCGTCGCCCATGCGTCTCGCCAAGGTCGATCTTTCCAAGCTCGGCATGCCGAATGCGCGCGCGATGGCGGTGACATCGCTGGCGCAGGCCATTTCCGCCGATCCCATGATCTTCAGCCGAAGTGCCAGCCTTGAGGAGACGATTGCGAAATTGCGGTCGCTGCCGGGGATCGGCGAATGGACCGCGCAATACATCGCGATGCGCGAGTTGCGCGAGCCCGATGCGTTCCCCACCGCCGACATCGGATTGATGCGCGCGATGGCGAGCGCCGACGGAAGGCGCCCGTCGCCCGCCGAATTATTGGTGCGCGCCGAGGCATGGCGGCCCTGGCGCGCCTATGCGGCCTTGCATCTGTGGGCCGCGGGATATCCGCACGCCGCTGCAACGCGGAAGAAACATGAACGCGAAGCCGCCTGA
- a CDS encoding PaaI family thioesterase, with protein sequence MDDVSIMNIASKAYGTVSADRQLELTGLEFVQGLVDGTLPLNTIARTLGYDVTEAVSGRVVVTAEPRDIHLNPAGTVHGGFAATLLDSCMGLAVQSTLEKGVGQTTLEFKISLLRPIVPETGLIKAEGIVLSRGRRIGTAEGRVTDGKGRLLAHGTTTCLILQS encoded by the coding sequence ATGGACGATGTTTCGATCATGAATATCGCCAGCAAGGCATACGGGACCGTCAGCGCCGATCGGCAGTTGGAGCTGACCGGCCTGGAATTTGTCCAGGGGCTCGTCGACGGGACGCTGCCTCTCAATACGATCGCGCGGACCCTGGGTTACGATGTGACGGAGGCAGTGAGCGGGCGCGTCGTCGTCACCGCGGAGCCGAGAGACATTCATCTCAATCCCGCCGGCACGGTGCACGGCGGCTTCGCGGCCACGCTGCTCGACAGCTGCATGGGACTCGCCGTCCAATCAACTCTCGAAAAGGGCGTCGGTCAGACCACGCTCGAGTTCAAGATTTCCCTGCTGCGGCCTATCGTTCCCGAGACCGGGCTCATCAAGGCGGAAGGTATCGTGTTGAGCCGTGGCCGGCGCATTGGCACCGCCGAGGGACGGGTCACGGACGGCAAGGGGCGCCTGCTCGCGCATGGCACCACCACCTGCCTGATCCTTCAGAGCTGA
- a CDS encoding DUF1304 domain-containing protein, with protein sequence MNAIANALVALVAALHVYFLVLEMFLWTKPLGLKTFRNSPEKAADSAVLAANQGLYNGFLAAGLVWGLFQGTPGFGFQIKTFFLLCVVVAGVYGALTVSRRILYVQAAPAAIALILLWLA encoded by the coding sequence GTGAACGCAATTGCCAACGCATTGGTGGCGCTGGTCGCCGCGCTGCATGTCTATTTTCTGGTTCTAGAGATGTTTCTCTGGACCAAACCGCTCGGCCTGAAGACGTTTCGCAACTCGCCGGAAAAGGCGGCCGACTCCGCGGTGCTTGCCGCCAATCAGGGGCTCTACAACGGCTTCCTCGCCGCGGGCCTGGTCTGGGGGCTGTTTCAGGGCACTCCCGGCTTCGGCTTCCAGATCAAGACATTCTTCCTGCTCTGCGTGGTTGTTGCAGGTGTCTATGGCGCGTTAACCGTCAGCCGCCGGATTCTGTACGTGCAGGCGGCGCCCGCGGCGATTGCGCTGATCCTGCTCTGGCTGGCGTAG
- a CDS encoding ABC transporter substrate-binding protein has translation MRNGILHLLAGAAVAIALSASTASAQKKYDTGATDTEIKLGQTVPFSGPASAYAGIGKTQAAYLKMINDQGGINGRKLNLIQYDDAYSPPKAVEQVRKLVEGDEVLFTFQIIGTPSNAAVQKYLNVKKVPQLLASTGASRFSDPQNAPWTIAFNPNYQSEGRIYAKYILKNYPNAKIGIFYQNDDLGRDYIAGLKGGLGDKAATMIVAEASYELTDPTVDSQIVKLKSAGVDLLYDASTPKFAAQAIRKVADLAWKPVHILDINASPVSATLKPAGLDISKDIISTNYGKDPADPQWKDDAGLKAYFAFMDKYYPEGDKLNTVNTYGYSTAELLVQILRQCGDDLTRENIMRQATSLKNFVPSLALPGMSISTGPNDYRINKQMQMMKFNGERWELFGPIIEDTGPAG, from the coding sequence ATGAGGAACGGGATTCTACACCTGCTCGCCGGAGCCGCGGTTGCCATCGCACTATCGGCGTCGACGGCTTCCGCGCAGAAGAAATACGACACCGGCGCGACCGATACCGAGATCAAGCTTGGCCAGACCGTGCCGTTCTCAGGGCCGGCCTCCGCCTATGCCGGCATCGGCAAGACACAAGCCGCCTACCTCAAGATGATCAACGACCAGGGCGGCATCAACGGCCGCAAGCTCAATTTGATCCAGTATGACGACGCCTACAGCCCGCCGAAAGCGGTCGAGCAGGTGCGCAAGCTGGTCGAAGGCGACGAGGTGCTGTTTACTTTCCAGATCATCGGCACGCCATCGAACGCGGCCGTTCAGAAATACCTCAACGTGAAGAAGGTACCGCAGCTGCTCGCCTCGACCGGCGCATCGCGCTTTTCCGATCCGCAAAACGCGCCCTGGACCATCGCGTTCAATCCGAACTACCAGTCGGAGGGGCGCATCTACGCGAAATACATCCTGAAGAACTACCCCAACGCGAAGATCGGCATCTTCTATCAGAACGATGACCTCGGCCGCGATTACATCGCCGGCCTGAAGGGCGGTCTCGGCGACAAGGCCGCGACCATGATCGTTGCCGAAGCCTCCTACGAGCTGACCGATCCGACCGTCGACTCGCAGATCGTCAAGCTGAAATCGGCGGGCGTCGACCTGCTCTATGACGCCTCGACGCCGAAATTCGCCGCACAGGCGATCCGGAAAGTCGCCGACCTCGCCTGGAAACCGGTGCATATCCTGGATATCAATGCGAGCCCGGTGTCGGCCACGCTCAAGCCCGCCGGCCTCGATATTTCCAAGGACATCATCAGCACCAATTACGGCAAGGACCCGGCCGATCCGCAGTGGAAGGACGACGCCGGGCTGAAGGCCTATTTCGCCTTCATGGACAAATATTATCCGGAAGGCGACAAGCTCAATACCGTCAACACCTACGGTTATTCGACCGCGGAACTGCTGGTGCAGATCCTGCGCCAGTGCGGTGACGATCTCACCCGCGAAAACATCATGCGGCAGGCGACCAGCCTGAAGAACTTCGTCCCCAGCCTGGCGCTGCCCGGCATGTCGATCTCGACGGGGCCGAACGATTACCGCATCAACAAGCAGATGCAGATGATGAAGTTCAACGGCGAGCGCTGGGAGCTGTTCGGCCCGATCATCGAGGACACCGGCCCGGCCGGCTAG
- a CDS encoding ABC transporter substrate-binding protein, whose amino-acid sequence MRKGIFHLITGTALAIALSASSAYAQKKYDTGATDTEIKVGQTNPFSGPASAYATIGKTQAAYIKMINDQGGVNGRKINLIQYDDAYSPPKAVEQVRKLVESDEVLLTFQILGTPSNAAVQKYLNSKKVPQLFAATGASKFTDPKNFPWTMGFNPNYFVEGRIYGQYIIKNYPNAKVGILYQNDDLGKDYLNGIKAGLGDKAAGMVVAEASYEVSDPTIDSQILKIKDAGTDLFFSATTPKQAAQAIKKIAELGWHPVHILDINATSVGAVMKPAGLEASKGVISVNYGKDPLDPTWKDDAGMKKYFEFMAKYYPDGDKDSSFNSYGYSTTQLLIYVLKQCGDDLTRENIMKQASNLKNVQLDLSLPGIVANTTPTDYRVNKQLQMMKFNGERWELFGPILEDAGPAG is encoded by the coding sequence ATGAGGAAGGGAATTTTCCATCTGATCACGGGCACGGCGCTCGCGATCGCGCTGTCGGCATCGTCGGCCTACGCGCAGAAAAAATACGATACCGGCGCGACCGATACCGAGATCAAGGTCGGCCAGACCAATCCGTTCAGCGGCCCGGCTTCGGCCTATGCCACCATCGGCAAGACCCAGGCCGCCTATATCAAGATGATCAACGATCAGGGCGGCGTGAACGGCCGCAAGATCAACCTGATCCAGTATGACGACGCCTACTCACCGCCGAAGGCGGTCGAGCAAGTGCGCAAGCTGGTCGAGAGCGACGAAGTGTTGCTCACCTTCCAGATCCTCGGCACGCCGTCCAACGCCGCGGTCCAGAAGTACCTCAATTCGAAGAAGGTGCCGCAGCTGTTCGCCGCCACCGGCGCGTCGAAGTTCACCGACCCGAAGAACTTCCCGTGGACGATGGGCTTCAATCCCAACTATTTCGTCGAAGGCCGCATCTACGGCCAGTACATCATCAAGAATTATCCGAATGCCAAGGTCGGAATCCTTTATCAAAACGACGATCTCGGCAAAGATTACCTGAACGGCATCAAGGCCGGTCTCGGCGACAAGGCCGCCGGCATGGTGGTGGCCGAGGCCTCCTACGAAGTTTCCGATCCCACCATCGATTCGCAGATCCTCAAGATCAAGGACGCCGGCACGGACCTGTTCTTCAGCGCAACGACGCCGAAGCAGGCGGCGCAGGCGATCAAGAAGATCGCCGAGCTCGGCTGGCATCCGGTCCACATCCTCGACATCAACGCCACCTCGGTCGGCGCGGTGATGAAGCCGGCGGGGCTTGAGGCCTCCAAGGGCGTGATCAGCGTCAACTACGGCAAGGATCCGCTCGATCCGACCTGGAAGGACGACGCCGGCATGAAGAAATACTTCGAGTTCATGGCCAAGTATTATCCGGACGGCGACAAGGACTCGAGCTTCAACTCCTATGGCTACTCGACCACGCAATTGCTCATCTACGTACTCAAGCAATGCGGCGACGATCTCACACGCGAGAACATCATGAAGCAGGCGAGCAACCTGAAGAACGTGCAGCTCGACCTGTCGCTGCCGGGCATCGTCGCCAACACCACGCCCACCGATTATCGCGTCAACAAGCAGCTGCAGATGATGAAATTCAACGGCGAACGCTGGGAGCTGTTCGGCCCGATTCTCGAAGACGCCGGCCCGGCGGGCTAG
- a CDS encoding DUF1330 domain-containing protein produces the protein MGDSTTGHVDPTKEVFAQFRANDRPGPIHMLNLVRLRKEAAYPDGRKASGAEAYAAYGRESGPVFERLGGRIVWQGRFELMLIGPSDERWDHCFIAEYPSVAAFADMIRDPVYREAVKHRQAAVEDSRLIRHAVLPVGKTFGEIPE, from the coding sequence CTGGGAGACAGCACCACGGGCCACGTCGACCCCACCAAGGAAGTTTTCGCGCAATTCCGGGCCAACGACCGCCCGGGCCCGATCCATATGCTCAATCTGGTCCGGCTGCGCAAAGAGGCGGCCTATCCCGACGGTCGCAAGGCCTCAGGCGCTGAGGCCTACGCGGCCTATGGTCGGGAGAGCGGGCCGGTGTTCGAACGGCTCGGCGGCCGGATCGTGTGGCAGGGCCGGTTCGAACTGATGCTGATCGGCCCCTCGGACGAGCGCTGGGATCATTGCTTCATCGCCGAATACCCGAGCGTTGCGGCCTTCGCCGACATGATCCGGGATCCCGTCTATCGCGAGGCGGTGAAGCACCGGCAGGCGGCGGTCGAAGATTCCCGCCTGATCCGCCACGCCGTGCTTCCGGTCGGCAAGACCTTTGGTGAAATTCCGGAGTAA